One region of Anaeromyxobacter paludicola genomic DNA includes:
- a CDS encoding diheme cytochrome c-553, which translates to MRPLPLLAAALAVSAAFPALAAGKPARPPGKTQLIQRGGYLVRVAGCHDCHTPMRFDKELGAPVPMMERMLSGHPADAPDPVGKYAQGDMGVMGATMTSFAMPFGIVYAPNLTPDVETGLGRWTEQQFMGALRTGRHMGLEDGRPVLPPMPWPNLAAATDEDLRAIWAYLRSIPPVKNQVPENKVTPEAIAELEKVAGKMEAMMAKAKK; encoded by the coding sequence ATGCGTCCTCTCCCGCTGCTCGCCGCCGCCCTCGCCGTCAGCGCCGCCTTCCCCGCCCTCGCCGCCGGCAAGCCCGCCAGGCCGCCCGGCAAGACCCAGCTCATCCAGCGCGGGGGCTACCTCGTCCGCGTCGCCGGCTGCCACGACTGCCACACGCCGATGCGCTTCGACAAGGAGCTGGGCGCCCCGGTGCCGATGATGGAGCGGATGCTCTCCGGCCACCCCGCCGACGCCCCCGACCCGGTCGGCAAGTACGCCCAGGGCGACATGGGCGTGATGGGGGCCACCATGACGAGCTTCGCCATGCCGTTCGGGATCGTCTACGCGCCGAACCTCACGCCCGACGTGGAGACGGGGCTCGGGCGCTGGACCGAGCAGCAGTTCATGGGGGCGCTGCGGACGGGCCGGCACATGGGGCTCGAGGACGGCCGCCCGGTGCTCCCGCCCATGCCCTGGCCCAACCTCGCCGCCGCCACCGACGAGGACCTCCGGGCCATCTGGGCCTACCTCCGGTCGATCCCGCCGGTGAAGAACCAGGTCCCGGAGAACAAGGTGACGCCGGAGGCGATCGCCGAGCTCGAGAAGGTGGCCGGGAAGATGGAGGCGATGATGGCGAAGGCGAAGAAGTAG
- a CDS encoding YciI family protein yields MYAIAIVRYRKPLEEVVKVQDAHRAYLRGLKEQGTLLASGPLDPRNGGALLLRVPDEAPLAALDAVRDGDPFWQQGIAQYELLPWVPGIGKDDLDRL; encoded by the coding sequence GTGTACGCCATCGCCATCGTCCGCTACCGCAAGCCGCTCGAGGAGGTCGTGAAGGTCCAGGACGCGCACCGCGCCTACCTGCGCGGCCTCAAGGAGCAGGGCACGCTCCTCGCGTCCGGGCCGCTCGACCCGCGCAACGGCGGCGCCCTGCTGCTCCGGGTGCCGGACGAGGCCCCGCTCGCGGCGCTCGACGCGGTGCGGGACGGCGACCCCTTCTGGCAGCAGGGGATCGCCCAGTACGAGCTCCTGCCGTGGGTCCCGGGCATCGGCAAGGACGACCTCGACCGGCTCTAG
- a CDS encoding OPT family oligopeptide transporter, producing MSPKPLVPYVPPDRVLRDFTFRAVALGVLLSIVFGMVNAYVGLRIGLTVSASIPSAVLSMAVLRGIFKNGTILENNVTHAVGSTGESVAAGVIFTLPALLFLGVRLSPFQIFLLGAVAGLLGLLMMIPLRRGLMVEEHGTLPFPEGTACAKVLIAGDKGGTTARPVILGGLVGIGYKLATGAFSLWKDSVTWTFAALHKATIGFDLSPLMLGVGYLIGPRVAGEMLAGGVLGFCVLIPFFDAAAGTGLGAALGVAPEAAGWSALGGEHSLWSEYVRYVGAGGVAFGGMVSLLRALPTIGSSFRGGLAAIGAGGDGAKRAGGAGGLGLVRPALLALGLFAVLSAGLRAVPALAIGGVPVWEKLGAGDAALMAGIVAAIAFAATWSLSWLSRSSLPRNDRDLPIPVVLGGALLLSLGLWLVPQLGLDLLGTVVAVVFSFFFVVVSARMVGLIGTTSQPMSGMVITALLATTVLFKVLGRTGPETMTMVILVGAVVSITISMSGDLAQDLKTGALIGTAPAHLQVGQMIGTVAAALRAGSVLLLLDAAYGLGSKLLPAPQARLMATIVRGVMEGRLPWRLMLLGVAICVVAWAVFKVSPLTFAIGLYLPITTSAPLVFGGLVSLLLARRVKDPARHAEADERATLAASGMIAGDALTGIAIAALTVTGLSDKLALRALGEGPLEDLVAVAPFAVAAFYLYRAARGRRAGAQAAAEG from the coding sequence ATGTCGCCGAAGCCCCTCGTCCCCTACGTCCCGCCCGACCGCGTCCTGCGCGACTTCACCTTCCGGGCGGTGGCGCTCGGGGTGCTGCTCTCGATCGTCTTCGGGATGGTGAACGCCTACGTGGGGCTCCGCATCGGGCTCACCGTCTCGGCCTCCATCCCGAGCGCGGTGCTCTCGATGGCGGTGCTCCGCGGGATCTTCAAGAACGGCACCATCCTCGAGAACAACGTCACCCACGCCGTCGGCTCGACCGGCGAGTCGGTGGCGGCGGGCGTGATCTTCACCCTGCCGGCGCTGCTCTTCCTCGGCGTCCGGCTCTCGCCGTTCCAGATCTTCCTGCTCGGCGCGGTGGCGGGGCTCCTCGGCCTGCTCATGATGATCCCGCTCCGCCGCGGGCTCATGGTGGAGGAGCACGGCACCCTCCCCTTCCCCGAGGGCACCGCCTGCGCCAAGGTCCTCATCGCCGGCGACAAGGGCGGCACCACCGCGCGCCCGGTCATCCTCGGCGGGCTCGTCGGCATCGGCTACAAGCTCGCCACCGGCGCCTTCTCGCTCTGGAAGGACTCGGTCACCTGGACCTTCGCCGCGCTCCACAAGGCGACCATCGGGTTCGACCTCTCGCCGCTCATGCTCGGCGTCGGCTACCTCATCGGCCCGCGGGTGGCGGGCGAGATGCTGGCCGGGGGCGTGCTCGGGTTCTGCGTCCTCATCCCCTTCTTCGACGCCGCCGCCGGGACCGGCCTCGGCGCCGCGCTCGGGGTCGCGCCGGAGGCGGCCGGCTGGAGCGCCCTGGGCGGCGAGCACAGCCTCTGGAGCGAGTACGTGCGCTACGTCGGCGCGGGCGGCGTCGCCTTCGGCGGCATGGTCTCGCTCCTGCGCGCGCTCCCCACCATCGGCTCCTCCTTCCGCGGCGGGCTCGCGGCCATCGGCGCGGGCGGCGACGGCGCGAAGCGGGCGGGCGGCGCGGGCGGGCTCGGCCTGGTCCGGCCGGCGCTCCTCGCCCTCGGGCTCTTCGCGGTCCTCTCGGCGGGGCTCCGCGCCGTCCCGGCGCTCGCCATCGGCGGCGTGCCGGTCTGGGAGAAGCTCGGCGCCGGGGACGCCGCGCTCATGGCGGGCATCGTCGCCGCGATCGCCTTCGCGGCCACCTGGAGCCTCTCCTGGCTCTCGCGGTCGTCGCTCCCCCGCAACGACCGCGACCTCCCCATCCCGGTGGTGCTCGGGGGCGCGCTGCTCCTCTCGCTCGGGCTCTGGCTCGTCCCGCAGCTCGGGCTCGACCTCCTCGGCACCGTGGTCGCGGTGGTGTTCAGCTTCTTCTTCGTGGTGGTCTCGGCCCGCATGGTCGGGCTCATCGGCACCACCTCGCAGCCGATGAGCGGCATGGTGATCACCGCCCTCCTCGCCACCACGGTGCTCTTCAAGGTCCTCGGCCGGACCGGGCCGGAGACCATGACCATGGTCATCCTGGTCGGCGCGGTGGTGTCGATCACCATCTCGATGTCGGGCGATCTCGCGCAGGACCTCAAGACCGGCGCCCTCATCGGCACCGCGCCGGCCCACCTCCAGGTCGGGCAGATGATCGGCACGGTGGCCGCGGCGCTGCGGGCGGGGTCGGTGCTCCTGCTCCTCGACGCCGCCTACGGGCTCGGCTCGAAGCTCCTGCCGGCGCCGCAGGCGCGGCTGATGGCCACCATCGTCCGCGGCGTCATGGAGGGGCGGCTGCCGTGGCGGCTCATGCTGCTCGGCGTGGCCATCTGCGTGGTGGCCTGGGCGGTCTTCAAGGTCTCGCCGCTCACCTTCGCCATCGGGCTCTACCTGCCCATCACCACCAGCGCGCCGCTCGTCTTCGGCGGGCTGGTCTCGCTGCTCCTCGCCCGGCGGGTGAAGGACCCGGCGCGGCACGCCGAGGCCGACGAGCGGGCCACGCTCGCGGCGAGCGGCATGATCGCGGGCGACGCGCTCACCGGGATCGCCATCGCGGCGCTCACGGTCACCGGGCTCTCCGACAAGCTCGCGCTCCGCGCGCTCGGGGAAGGTCCGCTCGAGGACCTCGTCGCGGTGGCGCCGTTCGCGGTCGCCGCCTTCTACCTGTACCGGGCGGCGCGAGGGCGGCGGGCAGGGGCGCAGGCGGCCGCGGAGGGGTGA
- a CDS encoding GNAT family N-acetyltransferase — MTGAPLEGARVRLRPLVRADAPALAGFVNEPSVRRTALLAGPVSVRDEEEFVLRVRASTVDAVFGIETLDERRLVGVTGLHAIDRTSRAAQFGIFIGLPALWNRGLGTDATRVVVRHGFEALQLHRIWLHVFSENLAGVRCYEKVGFVREGLLREAVFHEGRHHDLVTMALLRRDWPGAGA; from the coding sequence GTGACCGGGGCGCCGCTCGAGGGGGCGCGGGTCCGCCTGCGGCCGCTCGTGCGCGCCGACGCGCCGGCGCTCGCCGGGTTCGTGAACGAGCCCAGCGTCCGCCGCACCGCGCTCCTCGCCGGCCCGGTGTCGGTGCGGGACGAGGAGGAGTTCGTGCTCCGGGTCCGCGCCTCCACCGTGGACGCCGTCTTCGGGATCGAGACGCTCGACGAGCGGCGCCTCGTCGGCGTCACCGGGCTCCACGCCATCGACCGGACCTCGCGCGCGGCGCAGTTCGGCATCTTCATCGGCCTCCCGGCGCTCTGGAACCGCGGGCTCGGGACCGACGCGACGCGGGTGGTGGTGCGCCACGGCTTCGAGGCGCTGCAGCTCCACCGCATCTGGCTGCACGTCTTCTCCGAGAACCTGGCCGGCGTCCGGTGCTACGAGAAGGTCGGCTTCGTGCGGGAAGGGCTCCTGCGCGAGGCCGTGTTCCACGAAGGGCGCCACCACGACCTCGTCACCATGGCGCTGCTCCGGCGCGACTGGCCCGGCGCCGGCGCCTGA
- a CDS encoding HEAT repeat domain-containing protein, with translation MSGNPEELLRSTLEKIVFFECRVEQLKAELETARSLAARAQGEATRSRQREVELSRAAAEARAQLADAQSKNAELLERVRLLEGERARFLSGLIEQARVQGAPGAEGDDGEGGAELAGFIAELRAENVRLERWKQAALSAGIALDDGGAAPLASLRAAPAPLEQVAARFEEEGRTAVSAAEARTLESTLPTRADRALYEASMDDLASADAGARRRAADCLKALASRAAAPLVAAALGRERDEGVKIALLGSIAALAGDEAVDLAARELQDHRPAVRAAALEAVNALAKGRAEPHLAGALGDPSPLVRRRAALLLGFVPGPGADDALASALLDQDAGVARAAVSALSGRPSARAQGALARAVDHRDPTVRAAAARAVARWAGEVVDVTGTEADRRRAARRISEKLAGMTGEALRGAVMRTARAPVRPASTPPPARGERESLVSAPAASTSVASASAAPPRPAQPTLPAGGGEGRGGVAPAAREAAPAPRRAPVHAASPAARALMTAVLGEVRASLRGETVAGITSSLSAEPLEVEAALRALVAQGALVARGPRFFMS, from the coding sequence GTGAGCGGCAATCCGGAGGAGCTGCTGCGCAGCACGCTCGAGAAGATCGTCTTCTTCGAGTGCCGCGTGGAGCAGCTCAAGGCGGAGCTGGAGACGGCGCGCAGCCTGGCGGCGCGCGCCCAGGGCGAGGCGACCCGATCGCGGCAGCGCGAGGTGGAGCTCTCGCGGGCGGCCGCCGAGGCGCGCGCCCAGCTCGCCGACGCCCAGTCCAAGAACGCCGAGCTCCTCGAGCGGGTGCGCCTGCTCGAGGGCGAGCGCGCCCGGTTCCTCTCCGGGCTCATCGAGCAGGCGCGGGTGCAGGGCGCGCCGGGGGCCGAGGGGGACGACGGCGAGGGCGGCGCCGAGCTGGCCGGCTTCATCGCCGAGCTGCGGGCCGAGAACGTGCGGCTCGAGCGCTGGAAGCAGGCGGCGCTCTCCGCCGGGATCGCGCTCGACGACGGCGGGGCCGCGCCGCTCGCCTCGCTCCGCGCCGCGCCGGCGCCGCTCGAGCAGGTCGCGGCCCGCTTCGAGGAGGAGGGGCGCACCGCGGTCTCGGCCGCGGAGGCCCGCACCCTCGAGAGCACGCTGCCGACCCGCGCCGACCGCGCCCTCTACGAGGCCTCGATGGACGACCTCGCCTCGGCCGACGCCGGGGCGCGCCGCCGGGCCGCCGACTGCCTCAAGGCGCTCGCGTCCAGGGCCGCCGCGCCGCTCGTGGCCGCCGCGCTCGGGCGCGAGCGGGACGAGGGCGTCAAGATCGCGCTCCTCGGCTCCATCGCCGCCCTCGCCGGCGACGAGGCGGTGGACCTCGCCGCGCGCGAGCTCCAGGACCACCGGCCCGCCGTCCGCGCCGCCGCCCTCGAGGCGGTGAACGCGCTCGCGAAGGGCCGGGCGGAGCCGCACCTCGCCGGCGCGCTCGGCGACCCGAGCCCGCTCGTGCGCCGCCGGGCCGCGCTCCTGCTCGGGTTCGTGCCCGGGCCCGGCGCGGACGACGCCCTCGCCTCGGCGCTCCTCGACCAGGACGCCGGCGTGGCGCGCGCCGCGGTGTCGGCCCTCTCCGGCCGGCCCAGCGCCCGCGCGCAGGGCGCGCTGGCCCGCGCCGTGGACCACCGGGACCCGACGGTCCGCGCCGCCGCCGCCCGCGCCGTGGCGCGCTGGGCCGGCGAGGTGGTGGACGTCACCGGCACCGAGGCCGACCGCCGCCGGGCCGCCCGGCGCATCTCGGAGAAGCTGGCCGGGATGACCGGCGAGGCGCTCCGGGGCGCGGTGATGCGGACCGCCCGCGCCCCGGTGAGGCCCGCCTCGACCCCTCCCCCCGCGCGCGGGGAGAGGGAGAGCCTCGTTTCGGCCCCCGCGGCTTCCACTTCAGTGGCTTCCGCTTCCGCGGCGCCCCCGCGCCCCGCGCAGCCCACCCTCCCCGCCGGAGGGGGGGAGGGCCGGGGAGGGGTGGCGCCTGCCGCCCGCGAAGCCGCCCCCGCCCCCCGCCGCGCCCCCGTCCACGCCGCCTCTCCCGCCGCCCGGGCCCTCATGACCGCGGTGCTCGGGGAGGTGCGCGCCAGCCTGCGCGGCGAGACCGTCGCCGGGATCACCTCGTCCCTCTCCGCCGAGCCCCTCGAGGTGGAGGCCGCCCTGCGCGCGCTCGTGGCGCAGGGAGCGCTGGTGGCCCGCGGCCCGCGCTTCTTCATGAGCTAG
- a CDS encoding hemolysin family protein, translating to MNADLAPEVLWPVAAAGALLALRSLLAGFEAAMVAVGLPRAQELAAAAGASSRARRLLPLLADPEPTLAAVRLVGTGCSLAAGALAAFAGAELLPGARAAGVALLVAAATLLSVALSAGARALGSHHGEPTALALAPAVAAVRLALGPVGRLLSGLVRPLAGSPGRYTLPPPPLEEMERALAALAEARGGASGQTTSDLIHAVFEFREKTARDVMVPRTEVVAVDEDTPVSEIIRLLAEEGHSRVPVYRESLDRIVGFLHARDLVPLLANPGLIVLRDLVRPPHFVPWSKPVEQLLREMQRLHLHMVVVVDEYGGVMGICTIEDVLEEIVGEIDDEFSVEQGRHVETHPDGSYTVLGETPVSEFNRSAQAELPEDQDYETVAGFLNALAGAIPAAGDRFFWRGWLFTVAEADPRRVTKLRAVRVKRPGEVAGGTPSAAERPA from the coding sequence GTGAATGCGGACCTCGCACCGGAGGTGCTGTGGCCCGTCGCCGCGGCCGGCGCGCTGCTCGCGCTCCGCTCCCTCCTCGCCGGCTTCGAGGCGGCCATGGTCGCGGTCGGCCTGCCGCGCGCGCAGGAGCTGGCGGCGGCGGCCGGCGCCAGCTCCCGGGCGCGGCGCCTCCTGCCGCTCCTCGCCGACCCCGAGCCGACGCTGGCCGCGGTGCGCCTCGTGGGCACCGGCTGCTCGCTCGCGGCCGGCGCGCTCGCGGCCTTCGCCGGGGCGGAGCTCCTCCCCGGCGCCCGCGCCGCCGGCGTCGCGCTCCTCGTCGCCGCCGCCACGCTGCTCTCCGTCGCCCTCTCCGCCGGCGCCCGCGCGCTCGGCTCGCACCACGGCGAGCCCACCGCGCTCGCCCTCGCGCCCGCCGTCGCCGCCGTGCGGCTGGCGCTCGGCCCCGTCGGGCGGCTGCTCTCCGGGCTGGTGCGCCCCCTCGCCGGCAGCCCGGGCCGCTACACGCTGCCCCCGCCGCCGCTCGAGGAGATGGAGCGGGCCCTCGCCGCGCTCGCCGAGGCCCGCGGCGGCGCCTCGGGGCAGACCACGAGCGACCTCATCCACGCGGTCTTCGAGTTCCGCGAGAAGACGGCGCGCGACGTGATGGTGCCGCGCACCGAGGTGGTGGCGGTGGACGAGGACACGCCGGTGTCCGAGATCATCCGGCTCCTCGCCGAGGAGGGGCACTCGCGCGTGCCGGTCTACCGGGAGAGCCTCGACCGGATCGTCGGCTTCCTGCACGCCCGCGACCTCGTCCCCCTGCTCGCCAACCCCGGGCTCATCGTGCTGCGCGATCTGGTGCGGCCGCCGCACTTCGTCCCCTGGTCGAAGCCGGTCGAGCAGCTCCTGCGCGAGATGCAGCGGCTCCACCTGCACATGGTGGTGGTGGTGGACGAGTACGGCGGCGTGATGGGCATCTGCACCATCGAGGACGTGCTCGAGGAGATCGTCGGCGAGATCGACGACGAGTTCTCGGTCGAGCAGGGCCGGCACGTCGAGACCCACCCCGACGGCAGCTACACCGTGCTCGGCGAGACGCCGGTCTCCGAGTTCAACCGCTCGGCGCAGGCGGAGCTGCCGGAGGACCAGGACTACGAGACGGTGGCCGGCTTCCTCAACGCGCTCGCCGGCGCCATCCCCGCCGCGGGCGATCGCTTCTTCTGGCGCGGCTGGCTCTTCACGGTGGCGGAGGCCGACCCGCGCCGGGTCACCAAGCTGCGCGCGGTGCGGGTGAAGCGCCCGGGCGAGGTGGCCGGCGGCACGCCCTCCGCGGCGGAGCGCCCCGCGTGA
- a CDS encoding homogentisate 1,2-dioxygenase gives MIARLQMGEVPPKHHLAFRDAEGRLRYEEAFTRQGFDGPYTLAYHVNRPHPSRPLPPPEAFPLPVAVPPRPLLRRHYRSQDLAQPGGPPSRARLPLLFNEDVAISVAAPTAEDPAYFSNGDGDDLWFVAEGGGLLRTALGDLAFGAGDYVLVPRGLLHRFLPGDGPQRWLALELAGGVGLPRQWRNEAGQLRMDAPYSHRDFRAPAFQGPRDEGIRELRVKRGGAFHAYQLERSPLDVVGWDGAVYPVAFQIRDFQPRVGLVHLPPTWHGTFAARGALVCSFVPRPLDFHPQAVPCPYPHASVDVDEVIFYVSGEFTSRRGVGPGSISHHPAGVMHGPHPGAYEASIGQKATSEVAVMLDCYRPLAPTPFALGVEDPGYHESFSE, from the coding sequence GTGATCGCCCGGCTGCAGATGGGCGAGGTGCCGCCGAAGCACCACCTCGCCTTCCGCGACGCGGAGGGGCGGCTCCGCTACGAGGAGGCCTTCACGCGCCAGGGGTTCGACGGCCCCTACACGCTCGCGTACCACGTGAACCGCCCGCACCCGAGCCGGCCGCTCCCGCCGCCGGAGGCCTTCCCGCTCCCGGTGGCCGTGCCGCCGCGGCCACTCCTGCGGCGCCACTACCGGAGCCAGGACCTCGCGCAACCGGGCGGCCCGCCCTCGCGGGCCCGGCTCCCGCTCCTCTTCAACGAGGACGTCGCCATCTCGGTGGCCGCGCCCACCGCGGAGGACCCGGCCTACTTCTCGAACGGCGACGGCGACGACCTCTGGTTCGTGGCCGAGGGGGGCGGGCTCCTCCGGACGGCCCTCGGCGACCTCGCCTTCGGCGCGGGCGACTACGTCCTCGTGCCGCGGGGGCTGCTGCACCGGTTCCTGCCCGGCGACGGGCCGCAGCGCTGGCTCGCGCTGGAGCTCGCGGGCGGGGTGGGGCTGCCGCGGCAGTGGCGGAACGAGGCGGGGCAGCTGCGGATGGACGCGCCCTACTCGCACCGCGACTTCCGCGCCCCGGCGTTCCAGGGGCCGCGCGACGAGGGGATCCGCGAGCTCCGGGTGAAGCGTGGCGGCGCCTTCCACGCCTACCAGCTCGAGCGCTCGCCCCTCGACGTGGTCGGCTGGGACGGCGCGGTCTACCCGGTCGCGTTCCAGATCCGCGACTTCCAGCCGCGGGTCGGGCTCGTGCACCTGCCGCCCACCTGGCACGGCACCTTCGCGGCGCGCGGCGCGCTCGTCTGCAGCTTCGTGCCCCGGCCGCTCGACTTCCACCCGCAGGCGGTGCCCTGCCCGTACCCCCACGCCTCGGTGGACGTGGACGAGGTGATCTTCTACGTGAGCGGCGAGTTCACGAGCCGCCGCGGCGTCGGGCCCGGCTCGATCTCGCACCACCCGGCCGGCGTGATGCACGGCCCGCACCCCGGCGCCTACGAGGCGTCGATCGGCCAGAAGGCGACGAGCGAGGTGGCGGTGATGCTCGACTGCTACCGGCCGCTCGCGCCGACCCCGTTCGCGCTCGGGGTGGAGGATCCGGGGTACCACGAGAGCTTCTCCGAGTGA
- a CDS encoding alpha/beta hydrolase, with amino-acid sequence MQVELQGPAGRLEALWEEPADPRFAAVVCHPHPRFGGTLHNHATFRLAKAVRALGGVTLRFNYRGVGLSAGAYDDGHGETDDARAALALVAARRPDLPRLACGFSFGAWVALKAGAGDEAVRAVVCAGVALRELMDRPLDLLRSCPKPLAVVQAERDEFGAPEAVRELLQGAAAPRELVQVGGATHLFTEKLPEYQRACEEALRWALSEAGVAVAAPPP; translated from the coding sequence ATGCAGGTCGAGCTCCAAGGCCCCGCGGGGCGTCTCGAGGCACTCTGGGAGGAGCCGGCCGACCCGCGCTTCGCCGCGGTGGTCTGCCACCCGCACCCGCGCTTCGGCGGCACCCTGCACAACCACGCCACCTTCCGGCTCGCCAAGGCGGTGCGCGCGCTCGGCGGCGTGACGCTCCGGTTCAACTACCGCGGCGTGGGGCTCTCGGCCGGCGCCTACGACGACGGGCACGGCGAGACCGACGACGCGCGCGCCGCGCTCGCGCTCGTGGCCGCGCGGCGCCCCGACCTGCCGCGGCTCGCCTGCGGCTTCTCGTTCGGCGCCTGGGTGGCGCTCAAGGCCGGCGCCGGCGACGAGGCGGTGCGCGCCGTGGTCTGCGCGGGCGTGGCGCTCCGGGAGCTGATGGACCGGCCGCTCGACCTGCTGCGATCGTGCCCCAAGCCGCTCGCGGTGGTGCAGGCGGAGCGGGACGAGTTCGGCGCGCCGGAGGCCGTGCGCGAGCTCCTCCAGGGCGCGGCGGCGCCGCGCGAGCTCGTGCAGGTGGGCGGGGCGACGCACCTCTTCACCGAGAAGCTGCCGGAGTACCAGCGCGCCTGCGAGGAGGCGCTGCGGTGGGCGCTCTCCGAGGCGGGGGTCGCGGTCGCCGCGCCGCCGCCGTGA
- the purQ gene encoding phosphoribosylformylglycinamidine synthase subunit PurQ: protein MNVGIVTFPGSNCDHDVYHVVKHACGAEAHYVWHKDRLPAGLDAVILPGGFSYGDYLRCGALARFSPVMEDVVAFARGGGPVLGICNGFQILCESGLLPGVLMRNASLKFICEDVRVAVTGHETPLTRGLVGKTLRMPVAHAEGNYFADPETLDRLEGEGLVAFKYAGGAPNGSSRDIAGVSGGPRRNVVGLMPHPERAAEAILGCDDGIALFRSLLG from the coding sequence ATGAACGTCGGCATCGTCACCTTCCCCGGCTCGAACTGCGACCACGACGTCTACCACGTGGTGAAGCACGCCTGCGGCGCCGAGGCCCACTACGTCTGGCACAAGGACCGGCTCCCGGCCGGGCTCGACGCGGTGATCCTCCCCGGCGGCTTCAGCTACGGCGACTACCTGCGCTGCGGCGCGCTGGCCCGCTTCTCCCCGGTCATGGAGGACGTGGTCGCCTTCGCCCGGGGCGGCGGCCCGGTGCTCGGGATCTGCAACGGCTTCCAGATTCTCTGCGAGTCGGGGCTGCTCCCCGGCGTGCTCATGCGCAACGCCTCGCTCAAGTTCATCTGCGAGGACGTGCGCGTGGCGGTGACCGGCCACGAGACCCCGCTGACGCGCGGGCTGGTGGGCAAGACGCTGCGGATGCCGGTGGCGCACGCCGAGGGCAACTACTTCGCCGACCCGGAGACGCTCGACCGGCTCGAGGGCGAGGGGCTCGTGGCCTTCAAGTACGCCGGCGGCGCCCCGAACGGCTCCTCCCGCGACATCGCCGGCGTGAGCGGCGGGCCGCGGCGCAACGTGGTCGGGCTCATGCCGCACCCCGAGCGCGCCGCCGAGGCCATCCTCGGCTGCGACGACGGGATCGCGCTCTTCCGGTCGCTGCTGGGCTGA
- a CDS encoding 4-hydroxyphenylpyruvate dioxygenase family protein has protein sequence MAKESLGIVRLEAMHYYVHDLERSRRFYTGLLDFAETAASTRELEVAGRQRSAVFEAGRVRVICSEPVGEGGRAWRWLRKHPDGVGTLVFEVEDAGRAFRLLEERGGTPITDVQRHEDEGGALATFNIATPFGDTTFRFVERRGHRQPFPGMRWHDAPRGGKNAFGFGEVDHVTSNFETMKPALLWMEHVLGFEEFWEVEFHTADAAGSEARRRAMQAHGSGLRSVVMRDPASGVKFANNEPWRPAFKSSQINLFHEDLRGDGVQHAALTAADILTAVRGMRARGLEFMPTPPTYYEALPERLKALGVGAIAEDPAELRELEILVDGGAPGSYLLQIFLKDAAGMYREPAAGPFFYEIIQRKGDQGFGAGNFRALFESIEREQEREGRAP, from the coding sequence ATGGCCAAGGAATCCCTGGGCATCGTCCGGCTGGAGGCGATGCACTACTACGTCCACGACCTCGAGCGGAGCCGCCGCTTCTACACCGGGCTCCTCGACTTCGCCGAGACCGCCGCCTCCACGCGCGAGCTGGAGGTGGCCGGGCGGCAGCGCTCGGCGGTCTTCGAGGCGGGCCGGGTGCGGGTGATCTGCTCCGAGCCGGTGGGGGAGGGCGGGCGCGCCTGGCGCTGGCTGCGCAAGCACCCCGACGGCGTGGGCACGCTGGTCTTCGAGGTGGAGGACGCCGGGCGCGCCTTCCGCCTGCTGGAGGAGCGGGGCGGCACGCCCATCACCGACGTCCAGCGGCACGAGGACGAGGGGGGCGCGCTCGCGACCTTCAACATCGCCACCCCGTTCGGCGACACCACCTTCCGGTTCGTGGAGCGGCGCGGCCATCGCCAGCCCTTCCCCGGGATGCGCTGGCACGACGCCCCGCGCGGCGGGAAGAACGCCTTCGGCTTCGGCGAGGTGGACCACGTCACCTCCAACTTCGAGACCATGAAGCCGGCGCTCCTCTGGATGGAGCACGTGCTCGGGTTCGAGGAGTTCTGGGAGGTGGAGTTCCACACGGCCGACGCGGCCGGCAGCGAGGCCCGGCGCCGGGCGATGCAGGCGCACGGCTCCGGGCTGCGCTCGGTGGTGATGCGCGACCCGGCGAGCGGGGTGAAGTTCGCCAACAACGAGCCCTGGCGCCCCGCCTTCAAGAGCTCGCAGATCAACCTGTTCCACGAGGACCTGCGCGGGGACGGCGTGCAGCACGCCGCGCTCACCGCCGCCGACATCCTCACGGCGGTCCGCGGGATGCGGGCGCGCGGGCTCGAGTTCATGCCCACGCCGCCCACCTACTACGAGGCGCTCCCCGAGCGGCTGAAGGCGCTCGGGGTGGGGGCCATCGCCGAGGACCCGGCGGAGCTGCGCGAGCTCGAGATCCTGGTGGACGGCGGCGCGCCCGGCAGCTACCTGCTCCAGATCTTCCTCAAGGACGCGGCCGGGATGTACCGCGAGCCCGCCGCCGGGCCGTTCTTCTACGAGATCATCCAGCGCAAGGGCGACCAGGGCTTCGGCGCCGGCAACTTCCGCGCGCTCTTCGAGAGCATCGAGCGCGAGCAGGAGCGGGAGGGGCGCGCGCCGTGA
- the purS gene encoding phosphoribosylformylglycinamidine synthase subunit PurS, whose amino-acid sequence MPKTARVYVTLKRGVLDPQGSAVARSLHALGYDEVADVRLGKFIEVALREGAAPADEKARLEEMCRKLLANTVIEDFRIEL is encoded by the coding sequence ATGCCCAAGACGGCTCGCGTCTACGTCACCTTGAAGCGCGGGGTGCTCGACCCCCAGGGCTCGGCGGTGGCCCGCTCCCTCCACGCCCTCGGCTACGACGAGGTCGCCGACGTCCGGCTCGGCAAGTTCATCGAGGTGGCGCTCCGCGAGGGCGCGGCCCCGGCGGACGAGAAGGCGCGGCTCGAGGAGATGTGCCGCAAGCTCCTCGCCAACACCGTCATCGAAGACTTCCGGATCGAGCTCTAG